One stretch of Salarias fasciatus chromosome 19, fSalaFa1.1, whole genome shotgun sequence DNA includes these proteins:
- the trmt5 gene encoding tRNA (guanine(37)-N(1))-methyltransferase isoform X2: MEPNTVPPPSGGRGMTALDREAFTQTITVPALRVPTAVLNKVVKSLKKCSIQRPGVPRVVQDKEESGEFRLVLLDPHRVTTAGSFSEAEAEALRSFSVSDELHQYELKLTYDNLKSEEVLEAVLPQGQDVTSGFSRVGHIAHMNLRDHQLPYKNLIGQVIMDKNPGVTCVVNKTNIIDSTYRNFKMEVLAGEENMVAKVKENGVAYEFDFSRVYWNPRLSTEHQRVVQLTKRGDTVFDVFAGVGPFAIPAARGGANVLANDLNPESYRWLQHNCRLNKVEGRVRSFNLDGRAFIRGPLRQELPALLRGAAGVHMVMNLPALALDFLDAFRGLLRGEPPSGRDPPTVHCYGFSKDDDPSTDVVARASRSLGVPLENRCDVHFVRNVAPNKDMLCVRFTLPEEVLYCSEEQTGGETVSVGHKWLTGDGRPCRVDA; the protein is encoded by the exons ATGGAGCCCAACACTGTACCGCCCCCGTCCGGAGGTCGAGGCATGACCGCCCTGGACAGAGAGGCCTTCACACAGACCATCACCGTCCCAGCTCTGCGAGTTCCCACCGCAGTCCTCAACAAGGTGGTGAAGAGCCTGAAGAAGTGCAGCATCCAGCGGCCCGGGGTTCCCCGAGTGGTCCAGGACAAAGAGGAGAGCGGCGAGTTCCGCCTGGTCCTGCTGGACCCTCACAGAGTGACCACGGCCGGCTCCTTCAGCGAGGCCGAAGCCGAGGCGCTGAGGTCCTTCAGCGTCTCCGACGAGCTGCATCAGTACGAGCTCAAGCTGACCTACGATAACCTGAAGAGTGAGGAGGTGCTGGAGGCCGTGCTCCCTCAGGGTCAGGACGTGACCTCTGGGTTCAGCCGGGTGGGGCACATCGCACACATGAACCTCAGGGACCATCAGCTGCCCTACAAAAACCTGATCG GTCAAGTGATCATGGATAAAAATCCCGGTGTGACGTGCGTGGTCAATAAAACCAACATCATCGACTCCACCTACCGCAACTTCAAGATGGAGGTCCTGGCCGGAGAGGAGAACATGGTGGCCAAG gtgaAGGAGAACGGCGTGGCGTACGAGTTCGACTTCTCCCGCGTGTACTGGAACCCCCGGCTGAGCACGGAGCACCAGCGGGTGGTGCAGCTCACCAAGCGCGGCGACACCGTGTTCGACGTGTTCGCCGGGGTCGGGCCGTTCGCCATCCCCGCCGCCCGCGGCGGCGCCAACGTGCTGGCCAACGACCTGAACCCGGAGTCGTACCGCTGGCTGCAGCACAACTGCAGGCTCAACAAGGTGGAGGGCAGAGTGCGGAGCTTCAACCTGGACGGCAGGGCCTTCATCCGGGGCCCGCTGAGGCAGGAGCTGCCCGCCCTGCTGAGGGGGGCCGCCGGCGTGCACATGGTGATGAACCTGCCGGCGCTGGCCCTGGACTTCCTGGACGCCTTCAGGGGCCTCCTGCGCGGGGAGCCGCCCTCCGGCCGCGACCCGCCCACCGTGCACTGCTACGGCTTCTCCAAGGACGACGACCCCTCCACCGACGTGGTGGCCCGGGCGTCCCGCAGCCTCGGCGTCCCTCTGGAGAACCGCTGCGACGTGCACTTCGTGCGCAACGTGGCGCCCAACAAAGacatgctgtgtgtgagattcaCTCTGCCTGAAGAGGTCCTGTACTGCAGCGAGGAGCAGACAGGTGGGGAAACAGtttctgttggtcacaagtggCTGACAGGTGATGGACGACCGTGTCGAGTGGATGCAT ag
- the trmt5 gene encoding tRNA (guanine(37)-N(1))-methyltransferase isoform X3: MEPNTVPPPSGGRGMTALDREAFTQTITVPALRVPTAVLNKVVKSLKKCSIQRPGVPRVVQDKEESGEFRLVLLDPHRVTTAGSFSEAEAEALRSFSVSDELHQYELKLTYDNLKSEEVLEAVLPQGQDVTSGFSRVGHIAHMNLRDHQLPYKNLIGQVIMDKNPGVTCVVNKTNIIDSTYRNFKMEVLAGEENMVAKVKENGVAYEFDFSRVYWNPRLSTEHQRVVQLTKRGDTVFDVFAGVGPFAIPAARGGANVLANDLNPESYRWLQHNCRLNKVEGRVRSFNLDGRAFIRGPLRQELPALLRGAAGVHMVMNLPALALDFLDAFRGLLRGEPPSGRDPPTVHCYGFSKDDDPSTDVVARASRSLGVPLENRCDVHFVRNVAPNKDMLCVRFTLPEEVLYCSEEQTESSEEPAPKRQKCEEST, from the exons ATGGAGCCCAACACTGTACCGCCCCCGTCCGGAGGTCGAGGCATGACCGCCCTGGACAGAGAGGCCTTCACACAGACCATCACCGTCCCAGCTCTGCGAGTTCCCACCGCAGTCCTCAACAAGGTGGTGAAGAGCCTGAAGAAGTGCAGCATCCAGCGGCCCGGGGTTCCCCGAGTGGTCCAGGACAAAGAGGAGAGCGGCGAGTTCCGCCTGGTCCTGCTGGACCCTCACAGAGTGACCACGGCCGGCTCCTTCAGCGAGGCCGAAGCCGAGGCGCTGAGGTCCTTCAGCGTCTCCGACGAGCTGCATCAGTACGAGCTCAAGCTGACCTACGATAACCTGAAGAGTGAGGAGGTGCTGGAGGCCGTGCTCCCTCAGGGTCAGGACGTGACCTCTGGGTTCAGCCGGGTGGGGCACATCGCACACATGAACCTCAGGGACCATCAGCTGCCCTACAAAAACCTGATCG GTCAAGTGATCATGGATAAAAATCCCGGTGTGACGTGCGTGGTCAATAAAACCAACATCATCGACTCCACCTACCGCAACTTCAAGATGGAGGTCCTGGCCGGAGAGGAGAACATGGTGGCCAAG gtgaAGGAGAACGGCGTGGCGTACGAGTTCGACTTCTCCCGCGTGTACTGGAACCCCCGGCTGAGCACGGAGCACCAGCGGGTGGTGCAGCTCACCAAGCGCGGCGACACCGTGTTCGACGTGTTCGCCGGGGTCGGGCCGTTCGCCATCCCCGCCGCCCGCGGCGGCGCCAACGTGCTGGCCAACGACCTGAACCCGGAGTCGTACCGCTGGCTGCAGCACAACTGCAGGCTCAACAAGGTGGAGGGCAGAGTGCGGAGCTTCAACCTGGACGGCAGGGCCTTCATCCGGGGCCCGCTGAGGCAGGAGCTGCCCGCCCTGCTGAGGGGGGCCGCCGGCGTGCACATGGTGATGAACCTGCCGGCGCTGGCCCTGGACTTCCTGGACGCCTTCAGGGGCCTCCTGCGCGGGGAGCCGCCCTCCGGCCGCGACCCGCCCACCGTGCACTGCTACGGCTTCTCCAAGGACGACGACCCCTCCACCGACGTGGTGGCCCGGGCGTCCCGCAGCCTCGGCGTCCCTCTGGAGAACCGCTGCGACGTGCACTTCGTGCGCAACGTGGCGCCCAACAAAGacatgctgtgtgtgagattcaCTCTGCCTGAAGAGGTCCTGTACTGCAGCGAGGAGCAGACAG agTCCTCGGAGGAACCGGccccaaaaagacagaaatgtgaagaaTCTACATAA
- the trmt5 gene encoding tRNA (guanine(37)-N(1))-methyltransferase isoform X1 translates to MEPNTVPPPSGGRGMTALDREAFTQTITVPALRVPTAVLNKVVKSLKKCSIQRPGVPRVVQDKEESGEFRLVLLDPHRVTTAGSFSEAEAEALRSFSVSDELHQYELKLTYDNLKSEEVLEAVLPQGQDVTSGFSRVGHIAHMNLRDHQLPYKNLIGQVIMDKNPGVTCVVNKTNIIDSTYRNFKMEVLAGEENMVAKVKENGVAYEFDFSRVYWNPRLSTEHQRVVQLTKRGDTVFDVFAGVGPFAIPAARGGANVLANDLNPESYRWLQHNCRLNKVEGRVRSFNLDGRAFIRGPLRQELPALLRGAAGVHMVMNLPALALDFLDAFRGLLRGEPPSGRDPPTVHCYGFSKDDDPSTDVVARASRSLGVPLENRCDVHFVRNVAPNKDMLCVRFTLPEEVLYCSEEQTGGETVSVGHKWLTGDGRPCRVDACEDGNPIRLL, encoded by the exons ATGGAGCCCAACACTGTACCGCCCCCGTCCGGAGGTCGAGGCATGACCGCCCTGGACAGAGAGGCCTTCACACAGACCATCACCGTCCCAGCTCTGCGAGTTCCCACCGCAGTCCTCAACAAGGTGGTGAAGAGCCTGAAGAAGTGCAGCATCCAGCGGCCCGGGGTTCCCCGAGTGGTCCAGGACAAAGAGGAGAGCGGCGAGTTCCGCCTGGTCCTGCTGGACCCTCACAGAGTGACCACGGCCGGCTCCTTCAGCGAGGCCGAAGCCGAGGCGCTGAGGTCCTTCAGCGTCTCCGACGAGCTGCATCAGTACGAGCTCAAGCTGACCTACGATAACCTGAAGAGTGAGGAGGTGCTGGAGGCCGTGCTCCCTCAGGGTCAGGACGTGACCTCTGGGTTCAGCCGGGTGGGGCACATCGCACACATGAACCTCAGGGACCATCAGCTGCCCTACAAAAACCTGATCG GTCAAGTGATCATGGATAAAAATCCCGGTGTGACGTGCGTGGTCAATAAAACCAACATCATCGACTCCACCTACCGCAACTTCAAGATGGAGGTCCTGGCCGGAGAGGAGAACATGGTGGCCAAG gtgaAGGAGAACGGCGTGGCGTACGAGTTCGACTTCTCCCGCGTGTACTGGAACCCCCGGCTGAGCACGGAGCACCAGCGGGTGGTGCAGCTCACCAAGCGCGGCGACACCGTGTTCGACGTGTTCGCCGGGGTCGGGCCGTTCGCCATCCCCGCCGCCCGCGGCGGCGCCAACGTGCTGGCCAACGACCTGAACCCGGAGTCGTACCGCTGGCTGCAGCACAACTGCAGGCTCAACAAGGTGGAGGGCAGAGTGCGGAGCTTCAACCTGGACGGCAGGGCCTTCATCCGGGGCCCGCTGAGGCAGGAGCTGCCCGCCCTGCTGAGGGGGGCCGCCGGCGTGCACATGGTGATGAACCTGCCGGCGCTGGCCCTGGACTTCCTGGACGCCTTCAGGGGCCTCCTGCGCGGGGAGCCGCCCTCCGGCCGCGACCCGCCCACCGTGCACTGCTACGGCTTCTCCAAGGACGACGACCCCTCCACCGACGTGGTGGCCCGGGCGTCCCGCAGCCTCGGCGTCCCTCTGGAGAACCGCTGCGACGTGCACTTCGTGCGCAACGTGGCGCCCAACAAAGacatgctgtgtgtgagattcaCTCTGCCTGAAGAGGTCCTGTACTGCAGCGAGGAGCAGACAGGTGGGGAAACAGtttctgttggtcacaagtggCTGACAGGTGATGGACGACCGTGTCGAGTGGATGCATGTGAGGACGGAAACCCGATCCGTCTCCTCTGA